A region from the Acyrthosiphon pisum isolate AL4f chromosome A1, pea_aphid_22Mar2018_4r6ur, whole genome shotgun sequence genome encodes:
- the LOC100162564 gene encoding calcineurin B-like isoform X1, with protein sequence MGNENSLPMELCSNFDADEIRRLGKRFRKLDLDNSGALSLDEFLSLPELQQNPLVQRVIDIFDEDGNGEVDFKEFIQGVSQFSVKGDKESKLRFAFRIYDMDNDGYISNGELFQVLKMMVGNNLKDTQLQQIVDKTILFADKDEDGKINFEEFCSVVGNTDIHKKMVVDV encoded by the exons ATG GGGAATGAAAACTCGCTTCCGATGGAATTGTGCTCAAACT TCGATGCTGACGAAATCAGACGTTTGGGCAAACGGTTCCGCAAACTCGATCTGGACAACTCCGGCGCCTTGAGCTTGGACGAATTTTTATCACTGCCTGAGCTTCAACAGAACCCGCTTGTCCAAAGAGTTATAGACATATTTGACGAAGATGGCAATGGTGAAGTAGATTTCAAAG AGTTTATTCAAGGAGTGTCTCAATTCAGTGTTAAGGGAGACAAAGAATCAAAGTTGCGGTTTGCGTTTCGAATCTATGATATGGATAATGATGGATATATATCAAATGGTGAATTATTTCAA gttttgAAAATGATGgttggaaataatttaaaagatacTCAGCTCCAGCAAATTGTGGACAAAACTATATTGTTTGCGGATAAAGATGAAGATGGcaagattaattttgaagagTTCTGTTCAGTTGTTGGCAACACAGATATACACAAAAAGATGGTTGTTGACgtttaa
- the LOC100572939 gene encoding uncharacterized protein LOC100572939, producing the protein MLSSHELLDKLSVKVFEKNFQYNYTSMTELNTFFQKSINGDVNCCTKNSKCQDILKNIHFCLVNMVDYKKHASDYQSSFPQILYQSFYLSQQNIPKQSNKEEKNKWTLPMIIGESDITGTGITHFVSLGKQLKLPSKKYDQYCLLIHVGAVKCFQSEKQLNCITNSIENICDFCFRYTEINLEALKYLTECMTVISKDQWKNSSKCIYKVLMCQMNHFLPSVRDQCILLLKKCLDLEDLDYILNIVILEISWSLRTKFYMLTVIASKYGAKKILEKYDILSISMWKCLDEPYLMSPCMDLYKTFIKDLSEDDFSTLVMQPIINYLTNNNINSELTRYNFVTYLLPLLKSKHMGSLLMLYEKINIYRTHNNMKSDLYLQIHVLRMVYNTEVENIKEILDLSLNSGDAKIRSVAFTILCSSKLSTDILNSIYNFIVDNINSDCSTLRTELVSGLTNMLCKFKKLNTSITTFLNKLHVLILSNLDPGSNYQRKITSLKIYSVILKYKNKDYVSYSCRHLLFTNLLDSEDIRKICSEILVSYFTVVKEDKIYLNNWMKLGTNLCYDPLFYKNESGSTIIYTVTTLAYKSGLKIDIFSINNSSVSAYILDLAKKQEKRLKDNFVGNVIHGTLYGLLDALNKLSFEKNSPEKNKLNETQIEIMLNLIEDNLNLMLDTLSSRMDAEGKPEAPSFAQMDLALSSLCSSNQENVQMPTNEFLLNFIWINIKICCDVASKYAVMLAISDISNTLYKDTQIKRCADIIADVLIRCRHKGAMEATCKSLGIIIKHWKVSLNWCQNMLTDHINCMKPEDEISRRSAGVRYLIHAIVTNNKNTVKDCIKQLYNIAKENVCVGIETIVDLPQARAQHLLTAIFSNASISSSILYYFMEDMIMLCIDKLNSPLWTIRNAALQFFSSLQVRLIGQNRLNSDCWLSHLPLEPLLYNFPRLMQHLQSLWSQTNCILSSQARLIPFMSLLKGVKIQSWSLLPLDHQQFLESLRYNLWSTGFGLEIYTVRNMAAQAYANTIQVNEISSTLNKISYEIIKYDRRINFPEFKGFNHLHGLMSVYKYLKDVYYMEFNQEYTVFKIAHEHLPPLCKSIYISINCEVIDPLPSNSSIGCIHVKQLMIQNYISQQIASNFSDFWEFFGNADKHTVISFFKCLKERNTKYENGLYLMSKLTDLLWKVDDKDILKEIILNIEVFLYARREDIQLQYELSDARFSEILQICALCSEKDFIAMLPVLTWLCPRTVYSTFLPMVLKFIDCDSYDSIDRCSSSKSLYYCKYIKNDGRLWFAVVALLQDEDTNVRVEATRFVSHIIDTNAYLLNPYMCLKKMFEIEIVSSIINPRVAFTCFWDQLSEIKVRTKFDETINPFFNEQSNVYQEQSNIMKLAFEGLKSLIKLNDNLDYYKEEVRKCLATLKTECEFKHTFIDEDLRILDTYSSVHYQKLYYKREILVLLDFKNYLNMFFPILEFIYLPINPPNV; encoded by the exons ATGTTGTCGTCTCATGAATTACTTGACAAATTAAGTgtgaaagtatttgaaaagaattttcaatacaattatacttCTATGACT gagttgaatactttttttcaaaaaagtattaatggtGATGTAAATTGTTGTACAAAAAACTCAAAATgccaagatattttaaaaaatatccactTTTGTTTAGTAAACATGGTTGATTATAAAAAACATGCATCAGACTATCAAAGTTCTTTTCCtcaaattttatatcaatcattttatttaagtcAACAGAATATACCAAAACAATCTAATaaggaagaaaaaaataaatggaccTTACCTATGATAATAGGTGAATCAGATATTACTGGTACAGGCATTACACATTTTGTAAGTCTTggaaaacaattgaaattacCATCAAAAAAGTATGACCAATATTGTTTGCTTATTCATGTCGGTGCTGTTAAATGTTTTCAATctgaaaaacaattaaattgtataactaattcaattgaaaatatttgtgatttttgttTCCGCTATACTGAAATAAATTTAgaagctttaaaatatttaacggaATGTATGACAGTTATATCAAAAGATCAGTggaaaaattcatcaaaatgtatttataaggtCCTAATGTGCCAAATGAATCATTTTTTACCATCAGTTCGTGAtcaatgtattttacttttaaaaaaatgtttagaccTTGAAGATTTAGATTATATcctaaatatagttattttagaaatatcgTGGTCTTTGAGGACTAAGTTTTATATGTTGACTGTTATTGCTTCAAAATACGGTGCCaaaaag attttagagaagtatgatattttatcaatatcaatGTGGAAATGCTTAGATGAACCATACTTGATGTCCCCTTGTATGGATCTGTACAAAACATTCATTAAAGATTTAAGTGAAGATGATTTTAGTACTTTAGTTATGCAGCCAATCATTAATTATCtgactaataacaatattaattctga attAACAAGGTACAATTTTGTGACTTACCTATTACCTCTATTGAAATCCAAACATATGGGCAGTTTATTGATGTTGtatgaaaaaatcaatatttatagaacACATAATAACATGAAATCAGATTTGTATCTTCAAATACATGTATTAAGAATGGTTTATAATACCgaagtagaaaatattaaagaaatactTGACTTATCTTTGAATTCTGGTGATGCTAAAATAAGATCTGTAGCATTCACTATTCTGTGTTCTTCAAAGTTATCAACAGAtatattgaattcaatttacaattttattgttgataatattaacaGCGATTGTTCGACTCTTAGGACAGAGCTTGTTTCTGGATTAACAAATATGTTATGCAAGTTTAAGAAACTTAACACATCTATAaccacatttttaaacaaattgcaTGTATTAATCCTATCAAATTTGGACCCTGGTTCAaattaccaaagaaaaattacatcattgaaaatatattcggttatacttaagtataaaaacaaaGATTATGTTTCATATTCATGTAGACATTtactttttacaaatttattagattctgaagatattagaaaaatatgtagTGAAATACTAGTGTCATATTTTACTGTTGTAAAAGAagacaaaatatacttaaataattggaTGAAACTTGGTACAAACTTATGTTATGAtcctttattttataaaaatgaaagcggttcaactataatatatactgtaacTACATTGGCTTACAAATCTGGacttaaaattgatatattcaGCATAAACAATTCATCTGTGTCTgcatatatattagatttagcAAAAAAACAAGAGAAACGACTAAAGGATAATTTTGTTGGCAATGTGATACATGGTACACTTTATGGTTTGTTAGATGCACTGAATaagttatcatttgaaaaaaattctccAGAAAAAAACAAGTTAAACGAAACACAGATTGAGATCATGTTAAATTTGATTGAAGACAATTTAAATCTGATGCTAGACACATTGTCTTCTAGAATGGATGCTGAAG GTAAACCTGAGGCACCATCTTTTGCTCAGATGGATTTAGCATTAAGTAGTTTATGTTCATCAAATCAAGAGAATGTTCAAATGCCAACAAACgaatttctattaaatttcatttggataaatattaaa ATTTGTTGTGATGTTGCAAGTAAATATGCAGTTATGTTAGCGATTAgtgatatttcaaatacattatataaagaTACTCAAATCAAAAGATGTGCAGATATAATAGCAGACGTGTTAATTAGGTGTAGACATAAAGGTGCTATGGAAGCTACTTGCAAATCActgggaataataataaaacattggaAAGTATCATTAAATTGGTGTCAAAATATGTTAACTGAccatattaattgtatgaaaCCAGAAGATGAAATATCAAGAAGATCAGCTGGAGTAAGATACCTTATACATGCAATTGTGACAAATAATAAA aacACTGTCAAAGattgtattaaacaattatacaatattgcaaAGGAAAATGTGTGTGTTGGTATTGAAACGATTGTTGATTTACCACAAGCAAGAGCCCAACATCTATTAACTGCAATTTTTTCAAACGCTTCGATTTCttcaagtattttatattattttatggaagATATGATCATGCTTTGTATTGATAAACTCAATTCCCCGCTTTGGACAATAAG gaATGCTGCTCTTCAGTTTTTCAGTTCACTTCAAGTAAGATTGATTGGTCAAAATCGTTTAAATAGTGATTGTTGGCTATCTCACTTACCACTAGAACCATTACTATACAATTTTCCACGATTGATGCAACATTTACAATCTTTATGGTCACAAACAAACTGTATACTTTCAAGTCAGGCCCGGTTAATCCCATTCATGTCTCTACTGAAGGGCGTAAAAATACAGTCATGGAGTTTGTTACCATTAGACCATCAACAGTTCTTAGAAAGTCTCCGTTATAATTTGTGGTCTACTGGTTTTGGTCTTGAAATATATACAGTAAGAAATATGGCAGCTCAAGCTTATGCCAACACAATACAAGTTAATGAAATATCATCAACTCTGAATAAAATtagttatgaaataataaaatatgatagaaGAATTAATTTTCCAGAATTTAAAGGTTTTAATCATTTACATGGGTTGATGTcagtgtataaatatttaaaagatgttTATTATATGGAATTTAACCAAGAGTATACGGTTTTTAAAATTGCACATGAACATTTACCACCATTATGTAAATCAATATACATATCAATAAATTGTGAAGTAATAGATCCACTTCCTTCAAATTCATCTATTGGCTGCATTCATGTCAAACAATTAATGATACAAAATTACATATCACAACAAATCGCATCAAACTTTTCAGACTTTTGGGAATTTTTTGGCAACGCTGATAAGCACAcagttataagtttttttaaatgtcttaaaGAACGTAATACTAAGTATGAAAATGGTTTATATTTAATGAGTAAACTCACAGATTTGCTGTGGAAAGTTGACGACAAGGAcatattaaaagaaattattctaaacattgaagtatttttatatgcaaGACGTGAAGATATTCAACTTCAGTACGAACTTTCTGATGCTCGGTTTTctgaaatattacaaatatgtgCATTATGCTCAGAAAAAGATTTTATTGCTATGCTACCAGTTCTCACTTGGTTATGTCCTAGGACAGTTTATTCAACCTTTTTGCCAATGGTGCTTAAATTCATTGATTGTGATTCTTATGACTCTATTGATAGATGTAGTTCTTCAAAATCTCTATATTATTGCAAATACATAAAGAATGATGGCAGACTGTGGTTCGCAGTTGTTGCGTTATTGCAAGATGAAGACACAAATGTACGAGTCGAGGCTACAAGGTTTGTAAGTCACATTATTGATACGAATGCTTACTTACTAAATCCTTACATGTGTTTAAAGAAAATGTTTGAGATTGAAATAGTATCTTCTATAATAAACCCAAGGGTTGCATTTACCTGTTTTTGGGACCAGTTATCAGAGATTAAAGTACGCACTAAATTTGATGAAACGATTAATCCATTCTTTAATGAACAGTCAAATGTTTATCAAGAACAATCAAATATCATGAAATTGGCTTTTGAAGGCCTCAAAtctttgattaaattaaatgataatctTGATTATTATAAAGAAGAAGTTAGAAAGTGCCTTGCCACTTTAAAAACTGAATGTGAATTTAAACACACATTTATTGATGAGGATTTAAGGATTTTAGATACATATTCGAGTGTACATTATcagaaattatattacaaaagagaaattttagttttactggatttcaaaaattatttaaatatgttttttccaATTTTGGAGTTTATATATTTGCCAATTAACCCCCCCAATGTTtaa
- the LOC100160539 gene encoding LSM domain containing 1-like isoform X1 gives METDNQNVQKTQFCSYMPERVHTEGRRKLMSWLNQQMKVNLLDGRILVGTFVCTDKDAHIILSTCYEYFNEKDLNTGESRLLGLVMIPGRHIISIHTDVQQTNEQTINSSNFEET, from the exons ATGGAGACAGACAaccaaaatgttcagaaaactCAATTTTGCAGCTATATG ccgGAACGAGTGCATACTGAAGGAAGACGAAAACTTATGTCATGGTTGAATCAACAAATGaaagttaatttattagatGGCCGTATTTTGGTTGGAACATTCGTTTGTACTGACAAAGATGctcatattatacttagtacaTGTTATGAATACTTTAACGAAAAAG ATTTAAATACTGGAGAATCTCGACTTTTAGGCTTAGTAATGATACCTGGGCgacatattatttcaattcatACAGATGTACAGCAAACAAATGAACAAACTATAAATTCATCAAACTTTGAAGAAACGTGA
- the LOC100572221 gene encoding sodium/potassium-transporting ATPase subunit beta-1-interacting protein isoform X1, whose amino-acid sequence MEFCKYLLLTIFLFQMVSVGARQAFDFLGFMWGSVLANFFELLFIIFGIFGVVQSDVLYLLSYSAWSIVWCFWNIFVVLYYLELSIFSNSFDLMSLGADSVSWWESNGPGCRVFFYPNHTGIEEDAIKPVRPDLITGCVIDYQKIETAQAALQILFAVFGILCSLYVSCCSKSRDEGIYYKSKQPKTITPIYSIEYSSRRGDEIEEISTISGSEDGDLDAQSSHSKPMTPRRVKRRSVTSRGTLPPPHQAPPPYLRRQSSSQYSSRRHKNPVSRLIQQQYSNNGLNDSSTSNDSSHPLFPECRVELRHVNSRGIVNPALDTESERPTSARSTYSNFHGARGRPRQVSTHSTFFAPSEQPPPAYRSNASVNSETVI is encoded by the exons AtggaattttgtaaatatttgttgcTCACCATTTTCCTGTTTCAAATG gTTTCAGTTGGAGCAAGACAAGCATTTGACTTTCTCGGATTTATGTGGGGATCAGTATTAGCAAACTTTTTTGaacttttgtttattatttttggaatatttggTGTAGTGCAGTCCgatgtattatacttattatca TATTCAGCATGGAGTATTGTTTGGTGTTTTTGGAATatatttgtagttttatattatttggaattGTCAATTTTTAgtaat agctTTGATTTGATGAGTCTTGGTGCGGATAGTGTTAGTTGGTGGGAATCTAATGGTCCAGGGTGCagagtatttttttatccaaatcACACCGGCATTGAAGAAGATGCTATTAAGCCGGTTAGACCAGATTTGATCACTGGATGTGTTATAGattatcaaaaaattgaaactgcTCAAGCAGCTTTACAAATACTTTTCGCT gtTTTTGGTATTCTTTGCAGCTTGTATGTATCATGTTGTTCAAAATCAAGGGATGAag GAATTTACTACAAGAGTAAGCAACCAAAAACTATTACACCAATATACTCTATTGAATATAGTTCACGCCGAGGAGATGAAATTGAAGAAATAAGTACCATCAGTGGTAGTGAag ATGGAGATTTAGATGCACAAAGTTCTCATAGTAAACCCATGACACCCAGACGAGTAAAACGAAGAAGTGTAACATCAAGAGGTACATTACCTCCTCCACATCAAGCTCCACCGCCATATCTTAGACGGCAATCTAGCTCTCAATATTCTAGTCGAAGACATAAAAATCCTGTTTCTAGACTTATCCAACAACAGTATTcaa ataacgGTTTGAACGATTCATCCACATCAAATGATTCAAGCCATCCTTTGTTCCCTGAATGTCGAGTTGAACTTAGACATGTTAACAGCAGAGGCATTGTGAATCCTGCCTTAGATACTGAATCTGAACGTCCAACATCAGCACGTTCAACATATTCAAATTTCCATGGAGCACGAGGTCGGCCCAGACAAGTTAGCACTCATTCTACTTTTTTTGCCCCATCAGAACAACCCCCTCCAGCTTATCGTAGTAATGCTTCTGTTAATTCAGAAACTGTTATATGA
- the LOC100572221 gene encoding sodium/potassium-transporting ATPase subunit beta-1-interacting protein isoform X2, which yields MEFCKYLLLTIFLFQMVSVGARQAFDFLGFMWGSVLANFFELLFIIFGIFGVVQSDVLYLLSSFDLMSLGADSVSWWESNGPGCRVFFYPNHTGIEEDAIKPVRPDLITGCVIDYQKIETAQAALQILFAVFGILCSLYVSCCSKSRDEGIYYKSKQPKTITPIYSIEYSSRRGDEIEEISTISGSEDGDLDAQSSHSKPMTPRRVKRRSVTSRGTLPPPHQAPPPYLRRQSSSQYSSRRHKNPVSRLIQQQYSNNGLNDSSTSNDSSHPLFPECRVELRHVNSRGIVNPALDTESERPTSARSTYSNFHGARGRPRQVSTHSTFFAPSEQPPPAYRSNASVNSETVI from the exons AtggaattttgtaaatatttgttgcTCACCATTTTCCTGTTTCAAATG gTTTCAGTTGGAGCAAGACAAGCATTTGACTTTCTCGGATTTATGTGGGGATCAGTATTAGCAAACTTTTTTGaacttttgtttattatttttggaatatttggTGTAGTGCAGTCCgatgtattatacttattatca agctTTGATTTGATGAGTCTTGGTGCGGATAGTGTTAGTTGGTGGGAATCTAATGGTCCAGGGTGCagagtatttttttatccaaatcACACCGGCATTGAAGAAGATGCTATTAAGCCGGTTAGACCAGATTTGATCACTGGATGTGTTATAGattatcaaaaaattgaaactgcTCAAGCAGCTTTACAAATACTTTTCGCT gtTTTTGGTATTCTTTGCAGCTTGTATGTATCATGTTGTTCAAAATCAAGGGATGAag GAATTTACTACAAGAGTAAGCAACCAAAAACTATTACACCAATATACTCTATTGAATATAGTTCACGCCGAGGAGATGAAATTGAAGAAATAAGTACCATCAGTGGTAGTGAag ATGGAGATTTAGATGCACAAAGTTCTCATAGTAAACCCATGACACCCAGACGAGTAAAACGAAGAAGTGTAACATCAAGAGGTACATTACCTCCTCCACATCAAGCTCCACCGCCATATCTTAGACGGCAATCTAGCTCTCAATATTCTAGTCGAAGACATAAAAATCCTGTTTCTAGACTTATCCAACAACAGTATTcaa ataacgGTTTGAACGATTCATCCACATCAAATGATTCAAGCCATCCTTTGTTCCCTGAATGTCGAGTTGAACTTAGACATGTTAACAGCAGAGGCATTGTGAATCCTGCCTTAGATACTGAATCTGAACGTCCAACATCAGCACGTTCAACATATTCAAATTTCCATGGAGCACGAGGTCGGCCCAGACAAGTTAGCACTCATTCTACTTTTTTTGCCCCATCAGAACAACCCCCTCCAGCTTATCGTAGTAATGCTTCTGTTAATTCAGAAACTGTTATATGA